In a genomic window of Cloacibacillus sp.:
- a CDS encoding acetyltransferase, producing the protein MKSQDKVFLIGAGDHAKVVLSTLEACGVECAGIYDDDPELAGKTLWCIPILGPVSAMPDTADTMAVIAIGANEARKEIASRFKNVCWPVFVHPLGIVHSSIRIGKGSVVFAGCLIESDAVIGDHCIVESTCFVGHDAKVGSFSHLGPKSGIANNCEVGPGAFIGMGAIIRPYVKISENVTVGMGSTVVKNLPPNGTYVGTPARRIMTPVVETD; encoded by the coding sequence ATGAAATCACAGGATAAAGTATTTCTCATCGGAGCGGGCGACCACGCGAAGGTCGTGCTCTCCACGCTTGAAGCCTGCGGCGTCGAATGCGCCGGCATCTACGACGACGACCCCGAGCTTGCCGGAAAAACGCTCTGGTGCATCCCGATATTGGGGCCGGTCTCTGCGATGCCGGACACGGCGGATACGATGGCCGTCATCGCAATAGGCGCAAACGAGGCGCGAAAAGAGATAGCCTCGCGCTTCAAGAACGTATGCTGGCCGGTCTTTGTGCATCCGCTGGGCATAGTCCACAGCTCCATACGAATAGGAAAGGGCAGCGTCGTCTTCGCGGGCTGTCTCATCGAGTCCGACGCCGTCATCGGCGACCACTGCATCGTCGAGTCCACCTGTTTTGTCGGGCACGACGCCAAGGTCGGCAGTTTTTCGCACCTGGGTCCTAAAAGCGGCATCGCAAACAACTGCGAAGTGGGCCCCGGCGCCTTCATCGGAATGGGCGCGATAATCCGCCCCTACGTAAAGATATCCGAAAACGTAACGGTCGGCATGGGAAGCACCGTGGTAAAAAATCTCCCGCCAAACGGCACCTACGTGGGAACGCCAGCGCGCCGGATAATGACGCCGGTAGTAGAAACCGACTGA